In Papaver somniferum cultivar HN1 chromosome 1, ASM357369v1, whole genome shotgun sequence, a genomic segment contains:
- the LOC113272502 gene encoding F-box protein At3g07870-like, whose product MERVLPEDIILNIFSRVPFESLFECRLVSKTWNYFISNLNSPSSSSSSSDSKVSFISLNMLQSPKFQLLYLEYDETNNNNEQQLRISEINHPPFSRVPYWLSMISGGNAPYQKIKSVIIGSSNGLICLSIPRDGYFGDFDDPLYIFNPVTREYISLPICGGNCLNGRNVFGFGYNSKTNEYKVVRIYYESKGHTEAGQVQVYTLGAGSGWRNKGEIACSLQTNNSYSPGMNVDGEQIQVLGGCLCYVLKARYDTINIWSFKKNNDTSKEEEDSSNWSSVGTVQIQHDNLAQFFYFTKSGNILYWDDKKTALSYDPRTSSIKELLNDGTTGLEVFETISYRSSFVSLKALGEENVKMFDRIN is encoded by the exons ATGGAGAGAGTTCTTCCTGAAGATATCATACTAAACATATTTTCTAGGGTTCCATTTGAATCTCTATTTGAATGCAGATTAGTATCCAAGACATGGAATTACTTCATCTCTAATCTCAattccccttcttcttcttcttcttcttcagattcaAAGGTAAGTTTCATTTCCTTGAATATGTTACAAAGTCCCAAATTCCAACTTCTTTATCTAGAGTATGATGaaaccaataataataatgaaCAACAACTTAGAATTTCAGAGATCAATCATCCACCCTTTAGCAGAGTACCCTATTGGTTATCTATGATATCTGGTGGTAATGCTCCATACCAGAAGATTAAGTCTGTgataattggttcatctaatggtttgatttgtttatCTATACCTAGAGATGGTTATTTCGGGGATTTTGATGATCCTCTCTATATCTTTAATCCTGTTACTAGAGAGTACATTTCGTTACCAATTTGTGGTGGAAATTGTTTGAATGGTCGAAATGTATTTGGATTTGGGTACAACTCGAAGACGAATGAGTATAAGGTAGTTAGAATCTATTATGAATCGAAGGGACATACAGAAGCAGGACAAGTCCAGGTATACACTCTTGGGGCTGGTAGTGGGTGGAGAAACAAAGGAGAGATTGCTTGTTCCTTGCAAACGAATAATTCTTATTCACCGGGAATGAATGTGGATGGAGAG CAAATCCAGGTTTTAGGAGGCTGCTTGTGTTATGTTCTCAAAGCAAGATATGACACAATTAATATATGGTCATTCAAGAAGAATAATGATACTAGTAAGGAGGAAGAGGATTCGTCCAATTGGAGTTCGGTAGGCACCGTGCAAATCCAACATGACAATCTTGCGCAATTTTTCTACTTCACAAAGAGCGGTAACATTTTATATTGGGATGATAAAAAAACTGCTTTAAGTTATGACCCAAGAACCTCAAGTATTAAAGAGCTTCTGAACGATGGTACTACTGGTTTGGAAGTTTTTGAAACGATTAGTTACCGGAGTAGCTTTGTTTCGTTGAAAGCGTTAGGAGAAGAGAATGTGAAGATGTTCGATCGAATCAACTGA